Proteins from a genomic interval of Equus quagga isolate Etosha38 chromosome 11, UCLA_HA_Equagga_1.0, whole genome shotgun sequence:
- the MRPL10 gene encoding 39S ribosomal protein L10, mitochondrial: MAAAVVGTLRGVLLPQAGRLPTLQPVRCGSKAVTRHRRVMHFERQKLMALTEYIPPKPAVNPRCLPPPPRPPPEDTGLLRLLRREIAAVFRDNRMIAVCQNVALSAEDKLLMRHQLRKHKILMKVFPNQVLKPFLEDSKYQNLLPLFVGHNLLLVSEEPKVKEMVRILKGMPFLPLLGGCIDDTILSRQGFINYSKLPSLALVQGELVGGLSLLMTQTHSVLQHQPLQLTALLDQYVRQQHEVDSAVRASGQPDPPTPVPDS, from the exons ATGGCTGCGGCCGTGGTTGGGACGCTGCGAGGGGTTCTCCTGCCCCAGGCGG GCCGGCTGCCCACACTCCAGCCTGTCCGCTGTGGCTCCAAGGCCGTTACCCGCCACCGTCGTGTGATGCACTTTGAGCGGCAGAAGCTGATGGCTCTGACTGAGTATATCCCCCCTAAACCGGCTGTCAACCCGAGATGCCTGCCGCCTCCTCCCAGGCCCCCCCCAGAg GACACAGGCCTTCTGCGGCTCCTCCGCCGGGAGATAGCAGCGGTTTTCCGAGACAACCGAATGATAGCTGTCTGCCAGAATGTGGCTCTGAGTGCAGAGGACAAGCTTCTTATGAGGCACCAGCTGCGGAAACACAAGATCTTGATGAAGGTCTTCCCCAACCAG GTCCTGAAGCCCTTCCTGGAGGATTCCAAGTACCAAAACCTGCTGCCCCTTTTCGTGGGGCACAACCTGCTACTGGTCAGTGAAGAGCCCAAAGTCAAGGAGATGGTGCGAATCTTGAAGGGTATGCCTTTCCTGCCACTGCTAG GTGGCTGCATTGACGACACCATCCTCAGCAGGCAGGGCTTCATCAACTACTCCAAGcttcccagcctggccctggtGCAGGGCGAGCTGGTGGGAGGGCTTTCCCTCCTAATGACCCAGACCCACTCCGTGCTTCAGCACCAGCCCCTCCAGCTGACTGCCCTGTTGGATCAGTACGTCAGACAGCAACACGAAGTGGACTCCGCCGTGCGAGCCAGTGGGCAGCCCGATCCTCCCACCCCTGTTCCGGACTCGTAG